tttaaagttttttaaattttaaatacccTGCAGTCGTAAAATTGGGTGAACCGAGGGTCGTTCGAATTTCCTGTGCAGCACCGTCTGCAGGTACCAGGTAGCAGGTAGCAGTGGCACGAAATGAGTGCGAAAAGTTTGCAAAATTAATGATCCCTCTCTCCTTTACGACGGTGAactttttgcctttttgtgtGGCGATTTTAAAACGAATTAAATAAGATTCAATTAttcataaattgaataatttaatacATTCCGACACCCAGTTCGTCCTGAAAAGGAATTCATTTCAAacgtatttttatttttgtagaaaaCCCATCAGTTCTCGGTGCTTGAAATGATTCAAGTGTCAATGTAATTATCGAAAGGCTTCAGATATGGAATCCGTACGTCATTCCATATAATAGCTTTCAAAACAGCGCCATTTTGCAAGGTCATTTAGTGCCTGGAACCAACACCAGATAATTTGTTTTCAGCGCTGGCGATTGCCAAgggaaattaattgaattttcttttaattaaatgggAATTTGGTTACCGAGTGCATCTGATATCGTGTCCCATGTGTCCTGCGATAAAAAAGTGGTCACATAATCTACTTAAAGTGAACGTACTAACTAGTTTTAAGAGGTGGTTCTTAAGAGACTAGGTTGGAATTAGGAAAAAAGGTTGGAAACTTTGATAAATGCACTTTTTGAAAGGGAAACCCGAGCTTGTTTGAACATGTCTGTTTCGAAAtgaattaaactttaaaattttaattcataAACTTAATGTAAGAAttttaaaaggaaattcttagaagaattatttttaatatgacTACTAAGAGCTATTTTAAAACTTAGGAGGCAACCCCTTTTCCGATAAGAAAAGGTTTGAAACACGAATAAATCTCagggaaattaaaaattcactttgggaattaaaaattagaGCGTGTTTGATCGTGATTGTTTTTAAATGAGTTGATCTTAAagctttgtttttaaatatatgtatatcgtTGAGAAAATATAGTTCTCACATAAGGAACTCAATGTAAGAATTTCAAAGGGAGTCAACCCCTTTCTTGATAAGAAAAGGTTTAAAACACGGCTAAGTACCcgggaaatttaaaattcaccTTGCTTCATTGAAAACCTGAGCATGTCTGAACATGTCACTTCCGAATTGAATCGAACTGTAAGCTTTGGATTTATTTTCTGTAATACCTAATGATTATGagacattttttgttgttaaatCCTTTCACTCACACCCCTCCCTGAGCTGCTACTGGGGGGGATAATCcccaaacaaatatatatgcaTGGGCAAATGTATGTATTTTGAAACCTCCGTCTATCAAGCCCGTGAAATGTCCAATCAAGAGAATCGCATGATGAATGACCTCAGCATTCCCATCAATCTTACACAATTTCCCCCCGTCCTCTGGCCAGGGCGTATTTGCCAGAAATTCTTTGATATTTGGCGACTCTGGTTGTCTTTTTTTGGGGGCTTGCGTGCTTAGAGCATCTCAAAGTCTaacatttctttattttttttgcaccGAAGCACCGAAATCTTTGAGGGTAAGCGCGAATTTTTATGACCGCTTGGAGTaggaattggaattggaattggattcggattcggagcCGAGCTCGGACTTGGACCTGGTCGGCAACTGGAGGGCAGCAATCCGACCATCgttttaatttgttgtttttgtttttggttttggttttgggttttagttttggttttggtcGCGAGCGAATGAGCCTGAGCCTGAGCCCCCATTGAAAAAAGCCCGTCAAACCAGTCGgcgttttctgttttttttgctctttccTAGGCCTCGGCAAACTGGCCCCCGTTGATGACTTTTTACATAGCCGTTGGCCCGAAGAGATACCGACTGAGATACAGAGAGCTAGCTGGATAGCTGGATGGTTGGATGGTTGGATGGCTGGATGGCCAGCCAGAGTCAACTAACAGACACAAAACACACACGTATCTAAACTTGTTTGAAACGTGTTACATTTTAAGAACGTTCGCCGTAAGCGGCAAGTGGCAATAATCCTTTCAAACTTGACAGGGCTGCCATGTTCGTAGTGGAACGCTAAGGGCCCTCCCGAAGTGGGAGTGGCACTTGGCCCTCCACCGATTCGATTCTCTACTCTTCTCTTCTagatgtttcttttttttttttttttaaacctagCATACCATAGCATGGGTATCaatgtatctatgtatctggATCTCTATATGCTGGCTGTCAGTCTTTTTGGTTCTGCAGACATTTTGGCTGCCTTTGTTGTTATCAAATgctagtattttttttttttttttgcaattccGCCATTTTTCTTtacacaaacaaacaagccAACACACACGGGTAGTGGGTGCCTTGTTACCCAAAATCCCAAACAACCCAAACACCCAAAACACCCAcacataataataaagaatggcatgaaaatggaaaaaagtgAAATTGATATTTTCGCACAAATTGCCGTTAACAAGGATTGGAGTCAGAGTCAGAGGAGGAAAAACCTAGGCAACGAAAAATTTCCCTGTCAAAATTTGGTTGCaccagaatatatatacatacgtcCTCTGCATAAAGTAAGAGAAATGGTATAAAAAAACGGTTAGGTGTAAACGGGAAATTGTTTACCGTGGTTCCAAAATGATGTAATTTCGCGTGTTCGTGCAATTCAATTTCCTGCCAGCGGAAGCCCGTGTCGCTCTGTTCACCCATTGAAGTCAAACAGCCATTCCCGGTCCCAAGTCTCGGTCTCCTCCACACAGCCAGAACTCCCCCAAAAACCCACTTTAgtatgttttaaaatatggATATATTTTTGGGGAACTTTAATTGTCCCCAAACCATAGTTCGTTGAGCATACAGTGCCagaaatgtatgtatgttgaTTTGGCAAAAGCCAAGAACATAAATATATAGCACCATGTCCGATTCAATTTAGCTGAATTCGCCATCTCCGACATCCGACGGGTCAATACAATTTAAGTTAATTCCCTGGCGGATATGGCTTCTTTCACTTGAAAGTCAAGCCAAGACCATCCGATGGTATTCCCCTATTTCAAGACCTAATGTTTTCGATAAATTTTAAGCTTATCTGAGCTCTTAAGCCCCGAGTCTGGAAATCTGATTATAGATTCCTGGAAAATATTGTTAACTTCAAGAACCTaaacaaataatttacaaaagtGTATGCAGAATTCTGTTTACTTTGGTATGgcctctcaaaaaaaaatatatacttttgcCATATTTcgcataaataaattatattccaAAAGACGACCCCCGGCTTGTAGCTGGTCCGGCTCGGCTTcgggcctggcctggcctgggcCGGGCATTGCCTATATTAACAATAATTCCTTTGTGCCCGGGCATCTTGCCAAAAAGTTCGGTTACCGCCTGCTCCTGCACAGCAGGCGACGAACGTTTTGTGGCCAATTTCCCGTACCCAAAGGCCGactttttgtgtgtgtgaccCATTGTCAGGCAAAGTCAAGCCGGACACAAGGCCTACACTCGCTCTCCGCCCGCTGGGTCCGGTCTCGGGCCCGGTCCTGGGCCCTATGACGTTTTGTCTAGAGTTTAAATGCAAAAGTTTGCAGAATGCCCGAGAAAACAGTAGAAAACAAATGGGGCACTGGCTGGGCATGGGGGCTGGGGGATGGGTGATGGGGAGCCAGGGAAAAGTCACAAACTTTCAAGCCTGGAAAACAACAAGCAAAGCGACTGGAAGCTCTTTGATTGAGGGATTTCGGTGAGGCTTTCAAAACTCACTGACCTATAGGGACTTAAAAGAAGTACGGAAGGGTATGGTTTCCCAACgctatgatacccggtactcttGACTAGCACTCATAAAATAGGATACTTTTGGGTGCTTTCAAACAAGCCACTTACTATAACTCTTCTAATAGCCAGATTTGTTCGATTAGATGTCCGACTGTCCTATAGGAACGAGGACTTTATAGACCTAAAGGAAGTACCAACggatatgatacccggtactcatgtCTACCGCTCAACAGCCTTCCTTCTATGAAGTTTACTTAAAATGGCATACTTTTGGGTGCTTCTAAGCTTACTATAACTTCTCTAATAGCCCGATTTTCCCTATATCTTGGATATAAACTAAGCTTAACCCctacaagtaccgggtataactACAAGACCTTAaactattaattttaaatacccAAAACTATTTTATTCCACAAGACACCTTGCCTTTTTAATGGGTCGGGACATGGAGGAGGACATGGCTTGGAGCAGAAACATCAAAGAAATTTAcgctggttgttgttgtataTGTAGTAGTATCCGCCATTGAACCGCAAGGTGGCCAGATTGTAGTGCATGGTGCCGGCCATAGAGGGCTCCACCGAGACAAATCGCACCGGGGACGTGGTAAAGTTGAGGGTGCGATAGAAGAAGGCGGTGAGGAAGCTGGCACTGATCACAAACGCCACAAAGAATCCCAGGCAGAAGACACAGTCCTTGTTCACCTGGAGGCAGAGGCAGAAGGCGGCGGCAAAGTCGCCGATGGTCCGCTTGATTCGGGCCCACAACGTTTGCTGGACCAGGGGCGGATTCGGGGGCATGTTGTTGCCACTGATGATGATCGTGTGCTGGATGCGTTCGCAGGGCGGCAGGTTCTCGCCCTGCACGGTGGTCACGTCCAGCCTCAGCCTGCCGAGGTGGTGGTGGGGAATCAGCTCCGTGGTCTGGGTGCCCAGGTGGCTCAGTTGGGGCATTTGCAGAATCACCGTCGGCCTCGCCGGGCTTCTCGACGATCGGCGTCGATGTTTCCTGTTCGCCTCCTGGAGGGCCATGGAGTCCATGTTGTTACCGAAGCGGTAAAGCATCTCCAGGATGTTGTGCAGCCGCCTGTTGGAGGTCGTTTCTGCGGAGGACTTCTCCTCCTTGGCCTCCAATTCGTGACTGGTGCCGGGGACGTCGTCAATGTTGAAGGTGACATGCCTGGAGAGGTCGGGACCCTTGCCCGGTATGTAGACCACAACATCCATGCCCGGACCGCCGTTCGCAGCCGCCAGATGTCGTATTTGGGCCGAGTCCCCATCTGGTGGCTGGTCCACCGCAGCATCTGGTCCAGTTTCTGGTTCAGAATGATTACCCTGCGGAAGATCCTTTAGGGTAAGGCACGAACCTGAATGCTGTGACTCTGTTTCTGTGGACTCCACATTAACATCTGGCAGATACACCACACAAGAGTGGCTGGGGCGATCGTCATCCCTTGATGCagatcctcctcctcctccctcCACGTCCACACATATTGGCACATGATCCTCTAGATCAGTTTTGGACGACGAGTGATCCTGTTCCTGGTTCTGATCATCGTTCCGTTTGTCCATTAATGTGTCGGCTTTTGAAAGAAACTGAAAATTTTGGGCGATTGTTTGTACCAATCGTTGTGACAGTTGCCAAACAGACACGTCACCGGAATAATGTTGATTTCGGTTTGGTATAAGGAAACATTGGAAACATTTCAAAATTTCATCTGTGGACGCGTTAAGTTTGATGGCGGGCAGAGGGCCACCACAGACGGCGGTTGTTGTTAACTCGCTGATTGGCGACTTGGTTCAGGATGCCGTCAACGAGCCGCTCAAGCTCTCCGAACAGCCGTCCACCTGCCGGCGGCTCTTCGACATACTCGGCTTCCAGCCGGCGGATGAGTTCGAGGACGACGAGGATCCCGCTACCGGCAGTGTGATGGCCAAGTCCAGTTCGTGTACTCTACAGAACACACCGAATCCTGCTCTCAAGCAGAGGAACTGGCACAGTTGGATGACGAAGGCATTGGCGGAAGGTGAGATCCACTACTACTGATAGGATCTGAAATCTAATCTGTAGTCTGTAGGGAGTTCGGACGATGAGGTTGAGGTATTCAAGAAGCCGTATCGGCCCAAGGTGCTCGAGACAACCGGCGTGCAGACGGAGCAGCCGCGGCTTAGGAGACAGGAGCCGGAAGCAGTGCCTGTGAACGCCAGCGAAGGCCAACCGGGATCGGGATCGGGACCAGCACCTTGCGAGCTGACCCGCCAAACGATCTTCATCGATGCCGTGGCCGTTCCCATTCCCAATGTGCTGGGTCGGGCGCCGCTGGCCGATCGCTTCTGCTACATGCTGACGGACTTTGCCTCGGCGCTCTACTGTAGTCTCGCCATCATGTGTTGTTGCACCCCCAATATGTTGCGATAAACCCCGCCGTTACCCAGTTCTCTGCTCTGCCGGGTTACTTCTACTTGTTTTGTCATTTATTTGAGAGTGAAACTAAACCAATCTTAATGCAAATATCTACTGGGGATGGGCCTTCACCAGGTCGCGCTTCAGGTCGATCTGCTGGCTGACGTTCGTCTGCAGGAAGGTGTAGTAGTGGCCCATCAACAGATAGAGGCACCACAGGCACAGGACAATGAAGAGCACGTAGGTGAAGTTCTCGCCAATCATATAGGCGCAGGCCATTATCGTGTCTGCCGTCTGGACGACCACCTGCCACATCCTCTGGCGCAGCGGAGGCCTCTGCATTGCCGTTGCCGATGTCACCGACTCCACCTCGATGTGGATCGTGTGCTGCTGCAGCTTGCTCGGCTTGTCGATGTCCACCTGAACGGAATCGCCCACGCCCGCCTGGGCCAGCCTAGCCTCCAGCTCCTTCACGTCCGCCTGCCGCTGCTCCAGGGCGCTCCAGGAGGTCTGGCTGCTCACCTCGCAGGTCACCGCCTGGCTGGAGTCCGCATAGGGCTTGATCGTGCACTCAGATAATTGCATTAGGCTCGATAAAGATGTTTTATATAAATTCTGGTCGCCGgctaaaatgaaatttaaaaattattatttaatatattttagaaatagTAAAAGCTATATAATAACCGGTACTCTTTTTGAAGGTATAGCTATCTCTATTTTACTGAAAAGTATCTATGAGTTTGGAAACTATACAATTTATCAATAAAGGTAGCACTATTTATACCATAGTTTGCATAGGTggtgtaaaataaaatatattatttataaaatgaataatatagTTTGAAgtactatatagtatatgaTATCCAGTACTATTCACTATACGTAGTAGGAAGGTATTAACTGTGGAATACTATATAGTATTTAATTCCCAATAAATCATGAAATATTTCTACTAAAATTCTGCTTTAAATGTGCAAATGTGCAATAAATATTAAgctttcaattttaaaactaactAGATAGTTCGCAGTAAGTCCTTTTTTGGGCCTATATCACTACTTACAAACTTTATtggattttaattattttgaaacATAAAAACTGCACTAGCAAAGAGCTAAGAGTACTTTCAtgtaaataattaaagttAATTAATCTTAATTTGGTTAATTAAGACTGACAACCCTAGAGTCTAGGCTCAGTTTCCGGCCAACCAAAAAAACAGCCAGTTTCCAGATAATCTTTAAAACTAAAGAGTAGACCTACCTTCCTTCCCGGTAAACTGTTCCGGGCTGCCGCCATAGTGCTCGCTCCCAGTCTCCAGGATCTTGTTGTAGTCCTCGAAGAGGTTGAGCAGCTCGACGAAGCGCTTGGTGATTTGTTTGTGGCTCAGGTGAATCTCGGTGAGGTAGCCGAATACTTGCTCCTGCGACACCTGCAGATCCTGCAGATCGGCTTGTTGGTCGGAGCTCCAGCCCAAGTGCTGAGCTTCAGATGCCTCCACCTGGCGCTGCTCCGTCTGCCCAACCTCCTGGGTGGCGCTACCATCTGGGGGACTCTGGCTCGTTGGATTCAACATGACGGGTGCGGAACTGCAATCGGATTTTGGTCTTTGGGTGTGTGTTTTCAAATGTAAATCATAAATGTGTGAAAGTGCGAATACTTCCGGAGGAAACCTGTGTACAAAATGGAATGAAGTTACTCCCAACCCGGTCGTGTCATTCGAGAATTTTGTTCGTTTGACTATCTGGCAAGGGGTTGCTTGTTAGCCCGGCCAAGCCCAGCCAGGAGCAATTGAGTCCCCCGTTTGGCCAGTGGATAATTTTTGCGCTAAATTAAGCAATTTTCTACATTGCCAGGTCGGCCAGGCCGGCAGGTGGCTGGCGGCTGCCGACCGGACTAGAATTCTCTGGCCGTCAACACTTCCTCTGGCAGGACAGGAGCTCGTCGATGGATTTTCCTGTCTAATATGACAATTATAACGGTCTAGTGCACTGATGTTATTTTGCATAAATGCATTTCTTTTTGCCAACTTGAATCCAAAGGGTCAGAGGCCAGGTAAATGGGGTTTGAATGGCCTCGGAGCATACAAAGGGGATAAAAGAACCGGAAAAACGGTTATGGAAGTCAAGAATATGTCCTATAGAGAACTCTTTAATACAccttttagaaaatatttaattaactttGATTTAATCAGCTTCCAGAGCAGCAAATTATTTTCCCAGACATCtggaaacattttaaatagtttCCCAAACTTGTTGGATGgccaaacacaaaaacaaaacgaaactGAAACTTTTTGGTTCTTGCCCCCCAACCCATAAATTGGCATTTTATTATCAGATggttttttccccattttggcTGCAGAACTCCACTACTCCACGACTCCTTCCCTGGAACTTCAACCACAATTTCCGTTCAATTGCGAAAGGCTGTCTCCgtatatttcataatttgttCGGAGGGAAACTTTTCGATGAAACTCTATTAAAGCGGAGGCATAATAAATTCATGGAATATCTCTGGAAcatggactttttttttggggagtgGGTGGTGTCCACTGCGAGCACCTGCTGCTCTGGGATCGGGTCTGGGATCCATCTTTTGGCCCGGCCATTGTTATCATTTAAAAGGCTTAAGTGCGCCGaagatttatatttatatttgaaagGGAAGGAATAAAACGACAACATAGCCCAGCCAGTAGCTGTGGcaagtggcagtggcaacatCAAGGGGGGTATAGGGGGGGAATCTCGGTCCATGCAACGAGAAAATAAGATAAACGTACACTTTATTGATTTTCCTCTCGTGTGTTGTTTGCCTTTGGATGCTGTTGCCAGGCCATCCACATCCACTGCGTTTTCTCCCCCTTGTCCCTTGTGTCCTGTGCACCCCGGACACTCCATGCCCCATCCCCCATGCCCCATGCCGTGCGCTTTGTGGCGCAGTTTTGTCGCCTGTCCAAAAAATGGGGAGTCGGGTCGGAATGGCTTAACTGGGCAGCCCAACGCCTGCGCTTGATTCATCTGCCAGTTGATTGGTATTTGTGCGAAAGTGTTGAAGCAGAACAACTGGGATTGAGTGGCCGCCATCCGCCATCCTTCATCCTCCGGCTCTCGCCCGCCGGCCTGTATGTTAAGCCCTATTTGTGTTGCCTACTTTGAGGCGCTCCCCAGCTTCCAGCTCGCGCTGTGCTTTTCAGATAGACTGGCTCCGAAGCCTATTTCGcaaatgaattttataaaaatcccAATTAATGAAAAATCTACCCACCTTTAagtgaaattaatttaaattccatCGTTGGGCAGTCCTTTCTGGGCAACCTTCTGGTTTCTCCCCTTTTTTTGGCAATCTTCCTGAttatttttggctaaaaatgTTGTCGCGCGGCCTCCTTTTGTAGATTTACGAGGTGTTGCTGATTATTCTCGCCGGCACACAGTAAATATTCGAATATATATCCCGAAAGGATACCCCAAGAGGACCAAAACTTGGAAGCAAATGGAGTAGGCGTCCtggccgttgccgttgccaaAAGTTGCCAGTCGCCGGTTCGGACTTTGGACCAGCAGCTcgtaaataatatttgtttagAGATATTTTTGCCTTAATGCTTGTTTGTTTCCTATTACTCTCGGCCGGCTCGTTTATCATCTAGTTGGTTGCAGGAGCTGCAGGATCTGCAGGACTTGCGGCGCAGGAATGGCGCAGCATGCATTCAATTAGCGCCTGGCAAGAATTGGGATTTTCATCATCAGCCCTATTATCATTATGCTCATAATTTTGCAGTCTGTTTTCTGGTAGAATGCTCTGCCAGATTGCCAGATGCTATTCCTGGTTATATATCACA
This region of Drosophila bipectinata strain 14024-0381.07 chromosome 2L, DbipHiC1v2, whole genome shotgun sequence genomic DNA includes:
- the LOC108131262 gene encoding uncharacterized protein codes for the protein MDKRNDDQNQEQDHSSSKTDLEDHVPICVDVEGGGGGSASRDDDRPSHSCVVYLPDVNVESTETESQHSGSCLTLKDLPQGNHSEPETGPDAAVDQPPDGDSAQIRHLAAANGGPGMDVVVYIPGKGPDLSRHVTFNIDDVPGTSHELEAKEEKSSAETTSNRRLHNILEMLYRFGNNMDSMALQEANRKHRRRSSRSPARPTVILQMPQLSHLGTQTTELIPHHHLGRLRLDVTTVQGENLPPCERIQHTIIISGNNMPPNPPLVQQTLWARIKRTIGDFAAAFCLCLQVNKDCVFCLGFFVAFVISASFLTAFFYRTLNFTTSPVRFVSVEPSMAGTMHYNLATLRFNGGYYYIYNNNQRKFL
- the LOC108131263 gene encoding uncharacterized protein produces the protein MLNPTSQSPPDGSATQEVGQTEQRQVEASEAQHLGWSSDQQADLQDLQVSQEQVFGYLTEIHLSHKQITKRFVELLNLFEDYNKILETGSEHYGGSPEQFTGKEAGDQNLYKTSLSSLMQLSECTIKPYADSSQAVTCEVSSQTSWSALEQRQADVKELEARLAQAGVGDSVQVDIDKPSKLQQHTIHIEVESVTSATAMQRPPLRQRMWQVVVQTADTIMACAYMIGENFTYVLFIVLCLWCLYLLMGHYYTFLQTNVSQQIDLKRDLVKAHPQ
- the LOC108131264 gene encoding uncharacterized protein, which encodes MAGRGPPQTAVVVNSLIGDLVQDAVNEPLKLSEQPSTCRRLFDILGFQPADEFEDDEDPATGSVMAKSSSCTLQNTPNPALKQRNWHSWMTKALAEGSSDDEVEVFKKPYRPKVLETTGVQTEQPRLRRQEPEAVPVNASEGQPGSGSGPAPCELTRQTIFIDAVAVPIPNVLGRAPLADRFCYMLTDFASALYCSLAIMCCCTPNMLR